GCTTGCCTTCGCGAAATCTCTATTTCTTCTCCCGTTTTGAGCATTACCTTCAGGTTGCCACTAAACCAGGGAATAATTTTGTCAATCCATTGTAAATTGATGATATGCTGACGGTTAGCCCTGAAAAAAACGTGAGGATCGAGTCGTTGTTCCATATAATTGAGTGAGCGGGCAATGAGGGGTTGGTGGTCTTCGAAAAAGATACGGGTGTGGTTGCCTTCTATCTCAAACAATCGCACCTTTTTTAATTGAATAAACCAACACTGTTCCCCATCTTTTACAAACACCTGATCGTGTTCGCTCAGTATTTCTTTGGCAGCAGATGGTAGTGGGGTGGTGGCACTTGCCAAAAGTTTTTCTATCGCAGTTTTGAGCCTCACAGGTTGCACAGGCTTAAGCAAATAGTCGAGGGCGTTGTATTCAAACGACTTCAGAGCATACTCGTCAAAGGCAGTGGTAAATATTACCTGTGGGGTAATGGTTAGCTCTTCCAAAAGTTCGAATCCGGTTTTGCCGGGCATTTCTATATCCAAAAAAATAAGGTCAGGCGAATGTTGCGCTATTTTTTCTGCGGCTTCCATTGCATTGGCTGCTTCGTCGAGTATTTCTATGGTAGGATGTACTTTGAGTAAAGTGCGGAGTTCCTGACGCGCCAGCCGCGAGTCGTCTATAATGATTGCTTTCATAAGGTGCAAATATAGTTTTTCTTGGAGAAATTTAGCCCGGAATCAAGACCATAGCATTTACTTTGCCTTGTTTTTCACTGAGCTTTATTTGAGCTTCGGTTCCATACAACATCTGCAAGCGTTCGCGGACATTTTGTAAACCTGTACCTGTGCTTTCCTTCGTGTTTTTTAGCGCAAGCGACCCCGTATTTTCTACTTCCAGGGTCACTGTTCCATTATCTTTAGTGCCTTTCAGCAATATTTTACCTCCTTGTGGCAATTGAGCAATGCCATGTTTGATGCCGTTTTCTACCAGAGTTTGCACGAGCATAGGGGGCACTTGCACATCCATAATAGCTGGGTTGATCTGGTTTTCAAACTGTAGCCTGTCTTCAAACTGAATAGAAGCCAGTTGCAGATAACTATCAACCACCGTTAGCTCGTCTGCCAACGATACTTGCCGGGCGTTGCTGTAGCGCAAAGAATAACGCATCAGCTCTGACAAAGAAGTGAGCATTTCGCGGGCTTTAGTTGGATCTTCTAAAATGAGCGCCCTAATATTGTTTAAGGCATTGAACATAAAGTGCGGGTTAATTTGAGCCTTTAGTGCCATTAGTTGGGCTTCTTGTGCCATAGATGCCATCTTCCATTGATCTATTTCGGCTTGTTTGTAGTTTTTGAAAAAATGCCAGCCAAAGTATAACAAAGACCACATAAAGGTGACTACCACCACATTGAAAATGATAGAAAGTGCCAAGGGGAGCGTAAATGCTACAGGCTTGGTATTGATAAAAGCAAGGAGCCTCCAGATAGAAGTATTGGCTACAAACCAAACCATACCAATGACCACACAAGCAGGTAATACCCGCAATATTATCTGTCCCATGTTTAGTTTGAGCCACCCCTGGCGTTTGATAAAGCTACGGTAGGCGTGAGTAAGCACCAACCCCATCAATGATATAGCAATATTGAATATCATAGAATGTAGTTTTGGACTTCCGTAAAGACTCGCAAATCCAAAACCAGTCAATGTATACACGCCCCAACCAATGCCTTGGCAGTACCAATAATACTTGTTTGCCTGGCGATGTGTGCTTGCCATAGAGTTAGCTTTTTTGGGCAGCAATATACTGATTCTTATTGAGATTCCGGGCTTGTTTTTTTTGTGCCAAGCCAATGATTAAAAATGTGAACCAAGGAGTATAAAAACTAAAGAAGTCCCAAAAAGGAGTAGACAATAGTAAGTGAATAGCCATACTAACAGTCAAGCCAATGGCTCCGATAATGATGAATGGTGTTTTTGATTTCATAATGAATAATGATTATAAGTTTTATTGATCTGGAAAAAATAAGCTGTGCCAATTCAAGAAAATATATTGTTCTCAGACGATTCAAAAAAAACGATGTATAGCCAAAGCTATGAAACTTTTTTTTGAGAAGAAGGAGGGCAATAGATACACTTTAATGGCTCAAATTTTTTATGAAAGATCACTTAAAGCCTGCCCCCTTCAGAAAAGCCCTGAGTTTTTGTATCATCCAGGTTTTGTCGTCATACATAATAAAGTGCTTGGCACTTTTGTGCATCAAAAACTGGTGTTGAGGAATGCGGGCAATCTGCCGGGTATAATTTTTTTTCACTGCTTCCAGTGGTGCACCGTATTCTTTGCCCCACCAAACCCCCATGACCAATGTGGGTGCCTTAATGTTGGCTACTTGTTGACGCAAGTCTATAGTATACAGCTCATACATTGCCTGAGCTATAGCTTTAGGGTCAGATTTTAAGTTCCACTGAAGCACTTGCTTGATGCGTGCCTCCGAGCTAATCATTGCCTGAACCGTCCGGAGTTGATTTTTTTTAGCCACTTCTTTAGAAACAGGCTTGAGCATTTGTTCTTTCATCTGTTGTGCAATGGGTTGCATACTTTGGGAGGTAGCAGCAGGATTTTGCATGCCACCTAAAAAAGGCAAGCCATCTACTGAGACCAGTTTTTGAATTAAGTTGGGGCGTTCGGCAGCAATCCAAAACGACATAAATCCTCCCAGGCTATGCCCAATAAGGGTGACATTTTTCAATTGCTTTTTGTCTATATAAGTAATGATTTGATCCTTGACCACGGGCAACATTGCGTTGGTCTTA
This window of the Microscilla marina ATCC 23134 genome carries:
- a CDS encoding LytR/AlgR family response regulator transcription factor codes for the protein MKAIIIDDSRLARQELRTLLKVHPTIEILDEAANAMEAAEKIAQHSPDLIFLDIEMPGKTGFELLEELTITPQVIFTTAFDEYALKSFEYNALDYLLKPVQPVRLKTAIEKLLASATTPLPSAAKEILSEHDQVFVKDGEQCWFIQLKKVRLFEIEGNHTRIFFEDHQPLIARSLNYMEQRLDPHVFFRANRQHIINLQWIDKIIPWFSGNLKVMLKTGEEIEISRRQANKFKELLSF
- a CDS encoding sensor histidine kinase, which encodes MASTHRQANKYYWYCQGIGWGVYTLTGFGFASLYGSPKLHSMIFNIAISLMGLVLTHAYRSFIKRQGWLKLNMGQIILRVLPACVVIGMVWFVANTSIWRLLAFINTKPVAFTLPLALSIIFNVVVVTFMWSLLYFGWHFFKNYKQAEIDQWKMASMAQEAQLMALKAQINPHFMFNALNNIRALILEDPTKAREMLTSLSELMRYSLRYSNARQVSLADELTVVDSYLQLASIQFEDRLQFENQINPAIMDVQVPPMLVQTLVENGIKHGIAQLPQGGKILLKGTKDNGTVTLEVENTGSLALKNTKESTGTGLQNVRERLQMLYGTEAQIKLSEKQGKVNAMVLIPG
- a CDS encoding alpha/beta fold hydrolase, with the translated sequence MKKLPVIFISLITSLILGITAVVATPDNGTKAFKVTVTGTNKSGNILFIPGLGCPGEVWNETVAVFKKEYACHVFTLAGFAGQPALKTNAMLPVVKDQIITYIDKKQLKNVTLIGHSLGGFMSFWIAAERPNLIQKLVSVDGLPFLGGMQNPAATSQSMQPIAQQMKEQMLKPVSKEVAKKNQLRTVQAMISSEARIKQVLQWNLKSDPKAIAQAMYELYTIDLRQQVANIKAPTLVMGVWWGKEYGAPLEAVKKNYTRQIARIPQHQFLMHKSAKHFIMYDDKTWMIQKLRAFLKGAGFK